AACTTACGTTACTAACAATTACAAACACCAGAACCGTGCTGTCTATTTGTTACCTGGCTCAGTCTCAAATTCATTTTATTTGTCTTGTAACccgcctgtgaagcaccctgggacattttactcagctgaaggagctatataaatgtaagttgttctattcaaggctgagagggaCAAATTTTCACATACTAAGGGAACCGGAGTGTTTGAGTTTGTAGAGTCACTGTATGCTCCGGGGTTGAAAGGACTCGATTGGGTCCGTCAATGCTCACTCAAGAGACAATGTGAAAATTGTGACGTCCTGTTTTGCTGCCTCAGATCCTGGTGACGTGGGCGCCCGAACTGGTGGGATAGAGCAGACGGAGACCGGGGAAGGAACTCCTCATCCTGCACCTCCCACTGCAGGTCCAACCATTCCAATATCCAGCTCCTCCATCACGGCCGTCCCTGGGCTACACGGGCAAGAGAGAACCTTCACCCTTCAGCCAACACCGAACCCACCCACCCGAGCCCACTGGCTTCAACGTGTGGCTGTCACAACAAGAAACACAGCTGGAGAAACATCCGGGACAAGTCTCCATCCCAGGAATATTGTCACCACGACACTGACATCTCCTCCAAACAAACACGAGGCGGGAGAAGACAGGACTATGGAGGGCACTTACAGTCCCGGTAAGCATCATCATTCCCCTGTGTGTACTATAGAGAATAAAAGTCCCTATTACAgggaataacagcccctgtgtatattgtacggATTATAGAATCCAGGGACGAGCACATAGATCGtggttgacactccagtgaagtactgagggagcgccgcactgtcggaggggcagtactggcggagcgccgcactgtcggaggggcagtacagagggagcgccgcactgtcggaggggcagtacagagggaacgccgcgctgtcggaggggcagtactgagggagcgccgcactgtcggaggggcagtacagagggagtgccgcactgtcggttggaacattaaacagaggccctgtctgctctctcagatggacacaaaagatcccagggccactatttcaaagaagagcaggggaattctcctcggtgtcctggggccaatatttatccctcgaccaacatcgcaaaaacagattatctgggtcattatcacattgctgtgtgtgggagcttgctgtgcgcaaattggctgccgcgtttcccacattacaacagtgactacacttttggagcattttgagatgtgcggtggttgtgaacggtgctatacaaatgtacaggaggaggccattgggcccatcgagcctgtgccggctctgtgagcgagcgatcccatcagtcccatccccccactctctccccacagcccggtgaatgtttccccgtcaagtattgatccaattcccggtttgaaagttactattgaatctgctcccaccgtcctttcaggcagcgcgttcccgatcacaacaactcgctgcgtgaacacattctccccatctccccctctggttccatcgccgattatcgtcaatctgtgtccccctggttaccgaccctcctgcccccgggaacagtctctcccgATCGATTCTATCGCGTTATGGTATGCGTGAAGCACTGTGTTAGAATCCCACTTGCAAAGCAAGTTCCCGGCAGGATGCTGGCTGTTGACGTGAAGATTTTGGACTGACGGTCGTGTTGCTGACTTGGGTCGATAATCAGTGCTGTTTTTACAGGCTCCACAACGTCGGGACGCGGAGGGGCGAGAATGGGCCACAGAGTCGGGCCTGGGGTTGGCGGTTTGCTGCATTGCAAGGATTGCGACGAGCAACACAGATACTCGGCCGGTGAGGTCACAGCAGGTCAATGGTTGGCACTGGGCCTGTTGGCGTCTGCCATCGCGCTGCTCCTCACTGCTGCCATCCTCTTCGCCAGCATCAAGTTTAAGTGCACGCAACAGATGCCAGGTGAGCTAACCGAGAGATGGAGGCAGACTGTCCTGCCCTCCGCCTCGCTGTGAATGGAGGGCAGTGCACGAGTTGGTGAGGCCAACCTTCTGGTCGTGAGGGGGGGGTGAATTAACGACGTTCAGCGGACCCCGGGACACTGGGGATGGTCAGGGCTGACTTGGGAGCAGGGATGGTCTCCGATCGTTTGGGAATTGAGATTTGGGCTTGTCACAAACCACCTCCTCGTGGACCTGGCTCCACAGTACAGGAGGGGCGAGGGGTCCACAGACATGCTGGGCCCACTGCCCTCCCTCGATGCTGTATCCTGCTCTCGCTCAGCTTGACTGGCCTCCTGCACATTTCCCCTGCTCCCCAGGCTCCACCATcagcggctgtgtcttcagctacCAGGGCCCTCAGCTCTGGGACCCTTTCCCTaagtctctccgcctctctctctgacCAAGCCTCTGGTGGCTCGGTGCCAGTTCTTGTCTGACCacgctcccgtgaagtgccttaggacctaggtacacaggaacaggaggaggcccattcagcccctcgagcctgttacacaggaacaggaggaggcccattcagcccctcgagcctgttacacaggaacaggaggaggcccattcagcccctcgagcctgttacacaggaacaggaggaggcctattcagcccctcgagcctgctccgccactcaatgagatcgcggctgatctgtgacctaactccatccacccgctgtaatgtatttgctccgtgggttctttgctttcgaatctatagcaacacattgctattaagaactagttggtttattagcaaaggtttaacaatcacgcgacACATtaacggttcatccaccaggctcacaaccacctgccccatcgtggatcccccgaacccaactggctggggttttattgagtcttgtgaacatcatgtgactggctaagcccctcccaatgCAACAGCGCCACCAGCCTGTGACCATACTCTCTGGGCGTACACAACACCCACCTTTGACCCGTATCCCTTAATAAATTTGATtaacaaaaatatatcgatctctgatttaaaattaacaattgacccagcatcaattgccgtttgcaggagagagttccaaacctctcacaCCCTATGTGTGTCGGAGTGTTCCCTAATTACACTCCTGAAGGGTTTGGCTCCAATCTTTAGACTgttcccctagtcccagactccccaaccagcgggaatcgtcTCCCAACCACCCTCTCTGCTCCCTGTAATATCCTGAAACCTTCGGTCAGagccccccttaaccttctatagtctggggaatacagccctagtttgtgtaatctctcctcgtaacttaacccttggggtCCAGGTAGCATTCTGCTGACTTTTACTGCGTGAAGGGtggctatataaatgtaggttgttgGTGCAGTATTGAAAGTCTGACTGATTTTGTGGgctgagggcgggggaggggaaacGACTCTGGGACGTTTGGTTTATTTGAGGCCTTATCTACCATTGCTGAAGGCCTCATCCATGCCCCTGTTACCTctcggcttgactattccaacacactcctggccggcctcccacattctacccgacgtactggaggtgatccaaaactcggctgccccgtgtcctaactcgcaccgagtcccactcatccatcatcccctgtgctcactgccccgtgtcccaactcgcaccgagtcccactcatccatcaccccctgtgctcactgccccgtgtcccaaatcgcacccagtcccgctcacccatcaccctctgctcgctgacccgtgtcctaacttgcacccagtcccgctcacccatctcccccgtatcctaactcacaccgatcccgctcacccatcaccccctgtgctcgctgcccagtgtcctaactcgcaccgagtcccactcacacatcaccccctgtgctcactgccccgtgtcctaactcgaaccgactcccgctcacccatcaccccctgtgctcactgcccagtatcctaactcacaccgatcccgctcacccatcaccccctgtgctcgaatggccgactcctgcacctattttccatgtttctatgtttctctgctccaaggagaacaaccccagcttctccagtctctccacataacggaagtccctcgtccctagaaccattctggtcaatctcctctctcccctcccccaagccttcacatccttcctaaagtgcggtgcctagaattgaacCCAATGCTCCAGCTGAGGGATGACCATTGTTCTATCAAGGTTTACCAGAActtccttgggttctgtactctattCCCCAATTTATAACCGCTTGCAATTTCAAAATAGCTGCCGGGGTCAGAGAGACAGGCAAGCTTGGgaaggtgaaaggtcagagagggtaaaATGGTGGCAACAATCGGTAAGGCAGGATCTAAatttaaagttttaaaaaaatatCGAGAAAGCCAGAGAAAGAATAGGAGGGAAAACAAAGAGCCGGAGAGAGTAAGCACGGGTTAAAGTGTTTACAGTTTTATATCAATTTGTCTTTTGGCGGACGTTTGAGTCAGTCATTTACCGTTAACCTTGTGACACGAGCACCGGTTTTATTGCTTTGTGTTTAGTGTTTGTCACAGCCTGAGAGCCAGAAACAGCCAGATGTTTCTCAAGGGCCTGCCAGTAGTGTTGAGGGTTAAACCGCTGACTTTTAACCCCCACCCTTTGTGTTTTGTACAGATGTTATGGTGCGAGGTGTGCGATACAGCAGGATTTGCGGCCTTCGCACCGACACAGTGTGAGCAGAGCTGGGGTGATGTACGGCAGGAAGTTTGAACGGCAGAGCTGTGTGAAGTGGTGCCTGGAcgtgcgaggggggaggggggacggcGGATCCCTTCTCATGCTCCACCGTTACCCGCTGAGCAAAGCTGGCGATGGGCCTGGAGAGCAGGGGGCCTTTCGAAGGGGCCCAGCCATTCCGGGACATCTTCGGCTAACGTAATCCAGGGAAGGCTTTGCGGAGCTGGAGGCGATGGGCCGAGCTCGGACCGTTCAAATGTGTCGCGCCTTCAGCTCTTCGCACCTTGGCCTCTTCCCAAGATGCACCGCTTCCGGACAAGGATTGGTAAAGCCCATCGGTCAGACACAGGCCGAGAAGGATGACTGTGGGCCGAGATGGCATTGTATTGTCCGTCTTTTGCGATGTGTGTTTTTCCGCTTAATTTTGTTCGTTTTACccggggcgggcgggcgggggtgggggagtggggggggtggcctTTGTGACCCATTGAGCCAATGGGGCCGTTCCCCACcaccactccccacccacccagtgGTTTCAACCACCGCCATTCACAAAACTCTGTGCTGGGAAATACCATgttgtgaggcgggggggggggtagatccCGTCAGGAGGGAAAGAGTTCCCTCGAGAGTGACGGAGGAGCCAGAGGGTGCAGTGCAACCAAAGGTTtggtattgtgggggggggggttctgacgTGCTGGACTCGAGCATGCATGTGTGCACACGGAGCTGGACACAGAGACCCACAGAGGTGGGCACACCGACAGATACGTACGCACAGGACACACCccagggctcagtgggcagcactctctctctctctctctctctcgtctcacaGTCAGGAGGTTGAGAGTTCGAGACTTGAGCAGATCACGCGACACGGTGATGCCACTGGACATAGCAGGCACCTGATTAGGGACTATCCACAAATAGCGGGTGCTTTTCAGAAGAGTACAATTCACACAGCTGCTCCCGGCCACATGACCGGTGATCGACTGCTCCTCACTGGCTGGAAATAACTCTGTGCGCGTTCATCGATAACGTTCTCCTCCCTCAGCACCTCTTTGCTCAgtctcggctgtggctcagtgcgtagcctcTGAGGcccaaggtcatgggttcaagtcccactccagagactccagcacaaaaatccaggctgtcactcccagtgcagtgctgagggagcgccgcactgtcggaggggcagtactgagggagccccgcactgtcggaggggcagtactgagagagccccgcactgtcggaggggcagtactgagggagccccgcactgtcggaggggcagtactgagagagccccgcactgtcggaggggcagtactgagagaaccccgcactgttggaggggcagtgctgagggagcgccgcactgtcggaggggcagtactgagggagtgctacactgtcagaggggcagtactgagggaatgctacactgtcggaggggcagcaatgagagagcgccgcactgtcggaggggcagtactgagggagccccgcactgtcggaggggcagtgctgagggaaccccgcactgtcggaggggcagtactgagagaaccctgcactgtcggaggggcagtgctgagggagcgccgcactgttggaggggcagtactgagggagtgctacactgtcggaggggcagtactgagggagtgccgcactgtcggaggggcagtactgagggagcgccgcactgtcggaggggcggtactgagagagcgctcttGTGGCCAATATTAACCCCCAATAATTGTGATCAGCCCCTCCCTCTCTGGTTCATCCTCCCAAATTATATCTCCTTCTTTAATGGTCACGTTACCGGGGTCACTGTATTTATGTATTTAACAAAAAGACGTTTATTTTTATGAATTTATTTAATGCATTTCTAAAAAATCATATTAAAAATAAAATTCTATCTCAACGCGTCCGTTGTGTGTATATTAAACCTGCGATAAAGGTGTGTGTTCAACAGCCCAAACCTATATCGCCCTCCGCTCTGAACATATGTTCCTTTCTCAACCGGTCCCAACATTAACGAGGGGGCGGtgggtgcggggagggagggagggagtgagggagggggagagtgtcagagaggggagtgggagagtgacagagaggtgagtgggaggggggaggggagggggagtgagtgggagaggggagggggagtgggagaggggagggggagtgagtgagggaagggagtgggggagagaggagggaagggtgggtgtagggaagggagtgggggagagaggagggaagggtgggagtagggaagggagagaggagaggaagcgaaggaagtggggagaggggagaggggagggaagggaggaagtaggagagggggagtggagagagggggggaggtaggagggaggggagggtgagagcgggagggtgagaggggggggggcatgatcttattgaatggtggacaagGCCCTCGCTCCAATCCTTATGGCCCATTGCAGGAGGGAGACAAGAACGGCCAGGACTGGGTACATCAGTCCTGCACAGAACTCCCCTCCAATCAAACACAACACCACATTAAACACGTCCTTTATTGAAGCTGCAATGTATGAGTTTGGAATGTAAGCTTTGGTATGGAGATGGGAATGAGCGGAGCGATGCAGTCCGTGTTCCTTGGGCTCCCGGGCTGGGCGGGGCCGGGGGTGGAGCTTTCCCTCCGGAATGTTTGGGAGGGAGAGGAGGCGGAGCCAATCATTAACCTTCAATCAGACAGCTTGATTCCCCGAGGACTGCCCCCTCTGTGATCCTGGGGCTGGGGAGGGCAGTGAATAACAACAAGACCAACCTTGGACACGAAGCCCACTGCAGTCGAATAACCCACCAGCTCTCGACGCTCTCACCTCACATGGGAGGCCTGCACTCTTGGCTGGGGTGCCGGAGGACTGTCAGCACGTGTGGACTTAGAAACATTAGGCACAGGAGGAGTCCATTGAGCCTCAGGACCCTGCCCCGCCGGGCAGTTAGATTGTGGTTGATTACCTCAATTCTGTCCGTCTTTGATCCGTATCTGTGTTACCCTCGGCCAACAAAATACATCGATCCCCTGCACCCACAGCTCTTTGGGAGTGATCGAGTTCCAGATTCCCGCGGCCCTGTGTGTGTCACGTGCTTCCTGACGTCACCCCcccgaacggcctggctctaattttaagcctCTGCCCCTTGATCCAGACTCGagtcacccccccgaccccccgacccccgaccccaccaGAAGACACAGTTTCTCTCGATCGATCCTGTCAAAGCCTTTAATCCCCCTCGATCAGATCCCTGCTTCAACCTTCCAAACTCAAACAAATATAagctaagtttatgcaacctgtccttatcaTTTAACGCTTTAAAgagagacagacttgcatttatatagcgcctttcacgacctcaggatgtcccaaagcgctttacagccaatgaagtacttttggagtgtagtcactgttgtaatgtgggaaacgcagcaggcaatctgcgcacagcaagctcccacacacagcaatgtgataatgacccagatcatcgacagtacggcgttccctcagtactgaccctccgacagtacggcgctccctcagtactgcccctccaacagggcggtgttccctcagtactgccccgccgacagtgcggtgctccctcagtactgcccctccgatagtgcggcgctccctcagtactgcccctccgacagtgcggctctccctcagtactgcccctccaacagtgcggtattccctcagtactgcccctccgacagtgcggtgctccctcagtactgcccctccgacagtgcggcgctccctcagtactgcccctccgacagtgcggctctccctcagtactgcccctccgacagtacggcgctccctcagtactgcccctccgacagtgcggcgctccctcagtactgcccctccgacagtgcggctctccctcagtactgcccctccgacagtgcggggctccctcagtactgcccctccgacagtgcggggctccctcagtactgcccctctgacagtgcggcgctccctcagtactgcccctccgacagtgcggctctccctcagtactgcccctctgacagtaaggcgttccctcagtactgcccctccgacagtatggcgctccctcagtactgcccctccgaca
This DNA window, taken from Pristiophorus japonicus isolate sPriJap1 chromosome 20, sPriJap1.hap1, whole genome shotgun sequence, encodes the following:
- the LOC139233035 gene encoding uncharacterized protein, producing METLILCLFLVCSVAVCSGRLSDSAGRSCCEPKLPQPLNISEFNKLQNYVTLSGQGRCPEYLVFTTNANQRFCILSGKAQAMKEFVDARSTDPGDVGARTGGIEQTETGEGTPHPAPPTAGPTIPISSSSITAVPGLHGQERTFTLQPTPNPPTRAHWLQRVAVTTRNTAGETSGTSLHPRNIVTTTLTSPPNKHEAGEDRTMEGTYSPGSTTSGRGGARMGHRVGPGVGGLLHCKDCDEQHRYSAGEVTAGQWLALGLLASAIALLLTAAILFASIKFKCTQQMPDVMVRGVRYSRICGLRTDTV